In the Sinorhizobium arboris LMG 14919 genome, one interval contains:
- the dapF gene encoding diaminopimelate epimerase, whose protein sequence is MADQVQFARMNGLGNKILVVDMRGRKDRVTPQAAIALNADPATEFDQIMAIHDPKAAGTDAWIDIVNSDGSMAQACGNGTRCVVQALAAETGKKAFLFHTVAGLLAAQEHEDGTISVDMGKPRFGWDEIPLAEEFHDTRRIELQIGPVDAPVLHSPSVASMGNPHAIFWVENDVWSYELDRFGPLLENHPLFPERANISIARVRSRQEMDLRTWERGAGLTLACGSAACAAAVSGARTGRTERIVTVNVPGGPLRIEWRERDDHVIMTGPAEWEWAGTLDPATGVFARTEPERGDNGARAL, encoded by the coding sequence ATGGCCGATCAGGTGCAATTTGCCCGGATGAACGGGCTTGGAAACAAGATCCTGGTGGTCGACATGCGCGGCCGCAAGGACCGTGTGACGCCTCAGGCCGCGATCGCGCTCAATGCCGACCCGGCGACCGAGTTCGACCAGATCATGGCGATCCATGATCCGAAGGCCGCCGGCACCGATGCCTGGATCGACATCGTCAATTCCGACGGGTCCATGGCCCAGGCCTGCGGTAACGGCACCCGATGCGTCGTCCAGGCACTTGCGGCCGAGACCGGCAAGAAGGCCTTCCTCTTCCATACGGTCGCGGGCCTCCTGGCGGCGCAGGAACACGAGGACGGCACGATCTCGGTCGACATGGGAAAGCCCCGTTTCGGCTGGGACGAGATCCCGCTTGCCGAGGAATTCCACGACACGCGACGCATCGAGCTGCAGATCGGGCCGGTCGATGCGCCCGTGCTGCATTCCCCCTCCGTCGCCTCCATGGGCAATCCGCATGCGATCTTCTGGGTCGAGAATGACGTGTGGAGTTATGAGCTCGATCGGTTCGGGCCACTCCTCGAAAATCATCCGCTCTTCCCAGAGCGCGCCAATATCTCGATTGCTCGCGTCCGCTCCCGCCAGGAGATGGACCTCCGGACCTGGGAGCGCGGCGCCGGCCTGACGCTTGCCTGCGGTTCGGCCGCCTGCGCCGCCGCCGTCAGCGGCGCGAGAACCGGCCGGACGGAGCGGATAGTCACCGTGAACGTGCCGGGCGGTCCGCTCAGGATCGAATGGCGCGAGCGCGACGACCACGTCATTATGACCGGACCGGCCGAATGGGAATGGGCCGGCACCCTCGATCCTGCCACCGGCGTCTTTGCACGCACCGAGCCGGAGAGAGGCGATAACGGAGCACGAGCCCTTTGA
- a CDS encoding MBL fold metallo-hydrolase, with product MKNSGNPYYNGPVSDHFDGVRFYNPGGTAPRGFADLLRWQFGGGRVRWPARYDSPFLQAKPVLGVDGEQLRVTMIGHATLLIQVAGLNILTDPVWSQRASPLAFAGPRRRNAPGVLMDDLPPIDLVLVTHNHYDHLDLDTLSALHAEHAPQIVTPLGNDAIIRRAMPRAEILVVDWGDRVELEGAAVHAEPCHHWSARRSRDRRMALWAAFVIETPAGKIYHVGDTGFHDGINYRAAREKHGCFRLANLPFGSYEPRWFMASQHQNPEEAVMGMVACGAEHVAGHHWGTFRLTNEGIEEPLRALETALDKAGIERNRFRALRPGEVFDVPLASPEGE from the coding sequence ATGAAGAACAGCGGCAATCCCTATTACAACGGGCCCGTTTCGGACCATTTCGACGGCGTCCGCTTCTATAATCCGGGCGGTACGGCGCCGCGCGGCTTCGCCGACCTCCTGCGGTGGCAGTTCGGCGGCGGACGGGTGCGGTGGCCGGCCCGCTACGACAGCCCGTTCCTGCAGGCGAAGCCCGTCCTCGGCGTCGACGGGGAGCAGCTGCGCGTGACCATGATCGGCCATGCGACCCTCTTGATCCAGGTCGCGGGCCTCAACATCCTGACCGATCCGGTCTGGTCGCAACGCGCAAGCCCCCTCGCCTTTGCCGGCCCTCGCCGTCGCAACGCGCCGGGCGTGCTCATGGACGATCTGCCGCCGATCGATCTCGTGCTCGTCACTCACAACCACTACGACCATCTCGACCTCGACACGCTGAGTGCGCTTCACGCCGAGCATGCGCCGCAGATCGTGACTCCGCTGGGCAACGACGCGATCATTCGCCGTGCGATGCCGAGAGCGGAGATTCTCGTCGTCGATTGGGGCGATCGGGTCGAACTGGAAGGCGCCGCCGTGCATGCGGAGCCTTGCCATCATTGGTCCGCCCGCCGTTCGCGCGACCGGCGCATGGCGCTCTGGGCCGCCTTCGTCATCGAGACGCCGGCCGGCAAAATCTATCATGTCGGCGACACAGGCTTCCACGATGGCATCAATTATCGTGCGGCGCGCGAAAAGCACGGGTGCTTCCGCCTCGCCAATCTGCCCTTCGGCAGTTACGAGCCCCGCTGGTTCATGGCATCTCAGCACCAGAATCCGGAAGAGGCGGTCATGGGTATGGTCGCCTGCGGCGCCGAACATGTGGCAGGGCACCACTGGGGTACATTCCGGCTAACGAACGAAGGGATCGAGGAACCCCTCCGGGCGCTCGAGACCGCGCTCGACAAGGCCGGCATCGAGCGGAACCGGTTCAGGGCGCTCCGGCCGGGAGAAGTCTTCGATGTTCCTCTCGCGTCCCCCGAAGGGGAATGA
- the ffh gene encoding signal recognition particle protein — MFESLQDRLGSILNGLTGRGALSEADVSAALREVRRALLEADVALDVVRSFTEKVREKAVGAEIVKSIKPGQMVVKIVHDELVAMLGSEGVTIDLNAAAPVVIMMVGLQGSGKTTTTGKIAKRLTARDKKKVLMASLDTRRPAAQEQLRQLGVQTGVDTLPIIAGQSPTDIAARAVQAAKLGGHDIVILDTAGRTHIDEPLMIEMAEIKRKSNPHEILLVADALTGQDAVNLARNFDERVGITGLVLTRMDGDGRGGAALSMRAVTGKPVKLIGVGEKMDELEEFHPRRVADRILGMGDIVSLVEKAAENIDAEKAAAMAAKMAKGKFDLNDLADQLQQMQKMGGMGGIMGLMPGMAGMKDKMSAAGLDDSLFRRQLAIISSMTKAERANPDMLKHSRKKRIAAGSGTDASDINKLLKMHRQMADMMKMMGGKGKGGMMKQMMGGLAGKMGLGGLSGGMPDLSKMDPKQLEALQKQAGLGPGGMPGQGLPGLGGAKLPGLGGFPGLPGLPKKK; from the coding sequence ATGTTCGAGAGCCTCCAGGACCGTCTTGGTTCCATATTGAATGGACTGACCGGCCGCGGCGCCCTGTCGGAAGCCGATGTTTCCGCAGCGCTTCGGGAGGTTCGCCGTGCGCTGCTCGAAGCGGATGTCGCGCTCGACGTGGTGCGGTCCTTCACGGAGAAGGTTCGCGAGAAAGCGGTCGGCGCCGAAATCGTAAAGTCGATCAAGCCCGGCCAGATGGTCGTCAAGATCGTTCATGACGAACTCGTGGCGATGCTCGGTTCCGAGGGCGTCACGATCGACCTCAATGCAGCGGCTCCCGTCGTCATCATGATGGTCGGCCTGCAGGGCTCGGGCAAGACGACGACGACGGGCAAGATCGCGAAGCGGCTGACCGCGCGGGACAAGAAGAAGGTCCTGATGGCCTCGCTCGACACCCGCCGCCCGGCCGCCCAGGAACAGCTGCGCCAGCTCGGCGTGCAGACCGGCGTCGACACGCTGCCGATCATCGCCGGCCAATCGCCGACCGATATCGCGGCGCGCGCCGTGCAGGCGGCCAAGCTCGGCGGCCACGACATCGTCATCCTCGATACCGCCGGGCGCACCCATATCGACGAGCCGCTGATGATCGAGATGGCGGAGATCAAGCGGAAGTCCAACCCGCATGAGATCCTGCTCGTTGCCGATGCGCTGACCGGTCAGGACGCGGTCAATCTTGCCCGCAATTTCGACGAACGCGTCGGCATTACCGGTCTGGTGCTCACCCGGATGGACGGCGACGGCCGCGGCGGTGCAGCGCTCTCCATGCGCGCCGTCACCGGCAAGCCGGTCAAGCTCATCGGCGTCGGCGAGAAGATGGACGAACTGGAGGAGTTCCATCCCCGCCGCGTCGCCGACCGCATCCTCGGCATGGGCGACATCGTCTCGCTCGTCGAGAAGGCGGCGGAGAATATCGACGCCGAAAAGGCGGCCGCCATGGCCGCCAAGATGGCCAAGGGCAAGTTCGACCTCAACGACCTTGCCGATCAGCTGCAGCAAATGCAGAAGATGGGCGGCATGGGCGGTATCATGGGGCTGATGCCCGGCATGGCCGGCATGAAGGACAAGATGTCCGCCGCCGGATTGGACGACTCGCTCTTCAGGCGTCAGCTCGCCATCATCTCGTCCATGACGAAGGCAGAACGCGCCAATCCGGATATGCTGAAGCATTCGCGCAAGAAGCGCATTGCTGCGGGTTCCGGCACCGACGCCTCCGACATCAACAAGCTTCTGAAGATGCACCGCCAGATGGCGGACATGATGAAGATGATGGGCGGTAAAGGCAAAGGCGGCATGATGAAACAGATGATGGGCGGACTCGCCGGCAAGATGGGGCTTGGGGGGCTAAGCGGCGGCATGCCGGACCTTTCGAAGATGGACCCGAAACAGCTGGAAGCCCTGCAGAAGCAGGCCGGTCTCGGCCCGGGCGGCATGCCCGGTCAGGGCTTGCCGGGCCTGGGCGGCGCCAAGCTGCCGGGTCTCGGCGGTTTCCCCGGCCTGCCCGGTCTGCCGAAGAAGAAGTGA
- a CDS encoding chorismate mutase produces MLDPEIKEELASYRQSIDNIDAALVHMLAERFRCTKAVGVLKAKHQLPPADPAREEYQIERLRNLAKDANLDPDFAEKFLNFIIKEVIRHHEAIAADRSHPAGSAGTTHSA; encoded by the coding sequence ATGCTTGATCCCGAGATCAAAGAGGAATTGGCGAGCTACCGGCAGTCGATCGACAATATCGATGCCGCACTCGTCCACATGCTGGCCGAACGCTTCCGCTGCACCAAGGCGGTTGGCGTGCTCAAGGCCAAGCACCAGCTGCCGCCGGCCGACCCGGCGCGCGAAGAATACCAGATCGAACGCCTTCGGAATCTCGCCAAGGACGCCAATCTGGACCCGGATTTCGCCGAGAAGTTCCTGAACTTCATCATCAAGGAAGTCATCCGGCATCATGAAGCCATCGCCGCCGATCGCTCGCATCCCGCGGGCAGCGCCGGCACCACCCATTCCGCTTGA
- the rpsP gene encoding 30S ribosomal protein S16 yields the protein MALKIRLARGGSKKRPYYQIVVADARSPRDGRFLEKLGSWNPMLAKDDEKRVELNAERVQHWIGQGAQPTDRVLRFLDQAGLAKRPARNNPTKAQPGKKAQERAAEAKQKAEEAAAAASEAAAE from the coding sequence ATGGCACTGAAAATTCGTCTCGCCCGTGGCGGTTCCAAGAAGCGCCCCTATTACCAGATCGTCGTTGCCGACGCGCGCAGCCCGCGTGACGGCCGCTTCCTCGAAAAGCTCGGCTCCTGGAATCCGATGCTCGCCAAGGATGACGAAAAGCGCGTCGAGCTGAACGCCGAGCGCGTTCAGCACTGGATCGGTCAGGGCGCTCAGCCGACCGATCGCGTTCTGCGCTTCCTCGACCAGGCCGGCCTTGCCAAGCGTCCGGCCCGCAACAACCCGACCAAGGCGCAGCCCGGCAAGAAGGCGCAGGAGCGTGCCGCTGAAGCCAAGCAGAAGGCCGAGGAAGCCGCCGCTGCAGCTTCGGAAGCTGCCGCGGAATAA
- the rimM gene encoding ribosome maturation factor RimM (Essential for efficient processing of 16S rRNA), producing the protein MTQLKNPVLMATIGAAQGLRGEVRVKSFTDDPAALGDYGNLYSEDGRVFEVLEIREAKNVVVVRFRGINDRTAAEALNGLELFIERDNLPDDDLDEDEFFYADLEGLEAVDRAGKSYGSVTGVFDFGAGDLLELKGPGLRPVLIPFTEWSVLEIDLEAGKLVIDPTAAGLVDDEKSGPGKPFPTKRK; encoded by the coding sequence ATGACACAGCTGAAGAACCCTGTCCTGATGGCGACGATCGGCGCGGCGCAAGGTCTGCGCGGCGAGGTGCGGGTAAAGTCCTTTACCGACGATCCGGCCGCGCTCGGCGACTACGGCAATCTCTACAGCGAGGACGGCCGAGTCTTCGAGGTGCTCGAAATCCGCGAGGCCAAGAACGTGGTCGTCGTGCGGTTCCGGGGGATCAACGACCGGACGGCGGCCGAGGCGCTCAACGGTCTCGAGCTTTTCATCGAGCGCGACAATCTCCCCGACGACGATCTCGACGAGGACGAGTTCTTCTACGCCGATCTCGAGGGGCTCGAAGCGGTCGACCGCGCCGGCAAGAGCTATGGTTCGGTGACCGGCGTCTTCGACTTCGGCGCCGGCGACCTCCTGGAACTGAAGGGACCCGGCCTCAGGCCGGTGCTGATTCCCTTCACCGAATGGTCGGTGCTCGAGATCGACCTCGAAGCGGGCAAGCTCGTCATCGATCCGACAGCCGCCGGACTCGTCGACGACGAGAAAAGCGGCCCCGGCAAGCCCTTTCCGACCAAGCGCAAGTGA
- the trmD gene encoding tRNA (guanosine(37)-N1)-methyltransferase TrmD, giving the protein MPFRATVLTLYPEMFPGHLGLSLAGKALERGDWSIEAVQIRDFAGDKHRTVDDTPAGGGAGMVLKPDILARAIDHVASNDERPRLLMSPRGRPLTQERVRALADGPGAVIVCGRFEGVDQRVIDTRELEEVSIGDYILSGGEPAALVLLDAVVRILPGVMGNQLSGVHESFEGGLLEHPHYTRPQVFEGHEIPAVLTSGNHAAIAQWREAAARRLTAERRPDLLERDPAQPVKK; this is encoded by the coding sequence ATGCCCTTTCGTGCCACTGTCCTGACGCTCTATCCGGAGATGTTCCCGGGGCATCTCGGCCTTTCGCTCGCCGGAAAGGCGTTGGAGCGCGGAGACTGGTCGATCGAGGCCGTGCAGATTCGCGACTTTGCCGGGGACAAGCACCGCACGGTCGACGATACGCCGGCGGGCGGCGGCGCCGGAATGGTATTGAAGCCGGACATTCTTGCCCGCGCCATCGATCACGTCGCCTCAAACGACGAGCGGCCGCGGCTTCTGATGAGCCCGCGCGGTCGGCCGCTGACGCAGGAACGGGTGCGGGCGCTGGCGGACGGTCCCGGCGCAGTCATCGTCTGCGGCCGTTTCGAGGGCGTCGACCAGCGGGTGATCGACACGCGTGAGCTCGAGGAAGTCTCCATCGGCGACTACATCCTCTCCGGCGGAGAGCCGGCAGCGCTCGTTCTGCTCGACGCGGTGGTGCGTATTCTGCCCGGCGTCATGGGCAATCAGCTTTCGGGCGTCCATGAAAGTTTCGAGGGAGGGCTCCTCGAGCATCCCCACTACACGCGTCCGCAGGTCTTCGAAGGTCACGAAATACCGGCCGTCCTCACCTCCGGCAACCACGCGGCCATTGCGCAATGGCGGGAAGCGGCGGCACGCCGGCTGACGGCGGAACGCCGGCCGGATCTTCTGGAGCGTGATCCGGCTCAGCCCGTGAAGAAATAA
- a CDS encoding sulfite exporter TauE/SafE family protein, giving the protein MSLLQIFLLFVSGFLSGVVNAIAGGGTFLTFGAMTLAGLPPIVANATSSIIQFPGYITSTMAYAKEIRADRKNAIVLGVISAIGGLAGALLLLSLSNPAFRVMVPWLLIAATAIFAAGPLLKPKARSDEHRIGPLGVASQLATSVYGGFFGAGMGIMMLAVLGLATGGGYHRLNALKNFISIVIAAIAILVFAAGGVVSWLHAAIMVPGAALGGYMGVWAARRVPQAVIRAVVVAVGLLLAAYYFFTG; this is encoded by the coding sequence ATGTCGTTGCTCCAGATCTTCTTGCTCTTCGTCTCCGGCTTCCTGTCGGGCGTCGTCAATGCCATTGCCGGTGGCGGCACCTTTCTGACTTTCGGCGCGATGACGCTTGCCGGATTGCCGCCGATCGTCGCCAACGCCACCTCCTCCATCATACAGTTCCCCGGCTATATCACTTCGACGATGGCCTATGCCAAGGAGATCCGCGCCGACCGGAAGAACGCGATCGTCCTCGGCGTCATTTCGGCGATCGGTGGGCTCGCTGGTGCGCTTCTGCTTCTGTCTCTCTCCAACCCGGCCTTCCGGGTGATGGTACCCTGGCTGCTGATCGCCGCAACCGCGATTTTCGCCGCCGGCCCCCTCCTGAAGCCGAAGGCGCGCAGCGACGAGCATCGCATCGGTCCCCTCGGCGTGGCGAGCCAGCTGGCGACCTCCGTCTATGGCGGCTTTTTCGGCGCCGGCATGGGCATCATGATGCTTGCCGTTCTCGGGCTTGCCACCGGGGGTGGCTATCACCGGCTGAACGCGCTCAAGAACTTCATCTCCATCGTCATCGCCGCAATCGCCATCCTGGTCTTCGCCGCGGGCGGCGTCGTTTCCTGGCTGCACGCGGCGATCATGGTGCCGGGCGCTGCCCTTGGCGGCTACATGGGCGTGTGGGCGGCACGACGCGTTCCGCAGGCGGTCATCCGCGCCGTGGTGGTGGCCGTGGGTCTGTTGCTCGCGGCCTATTATTTCTTCACGGGCTGA
- the rplS gene encoding 50S ribosomal protein L19, with amino-acid sequence MNIIQQLEAEQAAKIAAKRTLPEFSPGDTVRVNVRVVEGNRTRVQAYEGVCIARSGGGLNESFTVRKISYGEGVERVFPVYSPLVESVDVVRRGKVRRAKLYYLRDRRGKSARIVENTGTRARKLNEAERQAISEEKARIEAEKVAAAQALAAEKAAAEAAEAKAAEEAKAAEAAAE; translated from the coding sequence ATGAACATCATCCAGCAGCTGGAAGCCGAACAGGCCGCCAAAATCGCCGCAAAGCGTACTCTTCCCGAATTCTCCCCGGGCGACACCGTCCGCGTCAACGTGCGCGTCGTCGAAGGCAACCGGACCCGCGTACAGGCATACGAGGGCGTCTGCATCGCCCGTTCCGGCGGCGGCCTCAACGAGAGCTTCACCGTCCGCAAGATCTCCTACGGCGAAGGCGTCGAACGCGTGTTCCCGGTCTACTCTCCGCTCGTCGAGAGCGTCGACGTGGTTCGACGCGGCAAGGTCCGCCGCGCCAAGCTCTACTACCTGCGCGACCGCCGCGGCAAGTCGGCTCGTATCGTCGAGAACACCGGCACCCGCGCGCGCAAGCTGAACGAAGCAGAGCGTCAGGCCATTTCCGAGGAGAAGGCCCGCATCGAGGCTGAAAAGGTCGCAGCCGCCCAGGCACTGGCCGCCGAGAAGGCAGCAGCCGAAGCCGCCGAGGCAAAGGCAGCCGAAGAAGCAAAGGCAGCGGAAGCTGCAGCGGAATAA
- a CDS encoding basic amino acid ABC transporter substrate-binding protein — MTIRRHVLAGIAAVLAVPFAVSAPVFAGDLPDLGGKTVVVVTENAYPPLQFVDPKSGQAVGWEYDAMNEIAKRLNFKVEYQNTSWDAMIQAVSDGQYQIGMTGITIKDDRKEKVDFSDPYMRSEQFMLVRGDETRFDDAKSFAALESGLIGAQPGTSPFYTAVYEILDGNEQNPRIKLFETFGATVQALKAGDVDLVLTDSVAAKGYVDSSDGQLKVVGEALGTEDFGFIFPKGSDLVAPVNAAIKALKEDGTFDALNKKWFLEYKMGG; from the coding sequence ATGACAATTCGTCGCCACGTGCTTGCGGGCATTGCCGCAGTTCTTGCCGTTCCATTCGCAGTCTCTGCGCCCGTTTTCGCCGGCGACCTGCCCGACCTCGGCGGCAAGACGGTCGTCGTGGTGACCGAGAACGCCTATCCGCCGCTGCAGTTCGTCGATCCCAAGTCCGGCCAGGCCGTCGGCTGGGAATATGACGCCATGAACGAGATCGCCAAGCGGCTGAATTTCAAAGTCGAATACCAGAACACGAGCTGGGATGCGATGATCCAGGCGGTTTCCGACGGTCAGTACCAGATCGGCATGACCGGAATCACCATCAAGGACGACCGCAAGGAGAAGGTCGATTTTTCGGATCCCTACATGCGCTCGGAACAGTTCATGCTGGTGCGCGGCGACGAGACCCGCTTCGACGACGCCAAGAGCTTCGCAGCGCTCGAGAGCGGACTGATCGGCGCTCAACCCGGCACTTCGCCCTTCTACACGGCCGTCTACGAGATTCTTGACGGCAACGAGCAGAATCCGCGCATCAAGCTGTTCGAAACCTTCGGTGCGACGGTGCAGGCGCTGAAGGCGGGCGACGTCGATCTGGTCTTGACCGACAGCGTCGCGGCCAAGGGTTATGTCGATTCCTCCGATGGCCAGCTCAAGGTGGTCGGCGAGGCGCTCGGCACCGAGGATTTCGGCTTCATCTTCCCGAAGGGATCGGATCTGGTGGCGCCGGTCAATGCCGCCATCAAGGCGCTGAAGGAAGACGGCACCTTCGACGCCCTCAACAAAAAG